CTAAGTAATGAACAAAGAAAAATTTAGAAATATTTCTTCTGTTTTTCACCTGATACTGTTTTGCCTTATTCTGGCGAACAATATTCTTTTTGTACACAGCCATAAGTTAGCCAACGGGCAAATTATTGTTCACGCACATCCATTTTTTCCGCAAGACGACGGCACGACTGCTCCTCATCAACATAATTCCAATGAATATATTGCTCTGGGGAAGGTTTTTCAGCCGAGTTTACGACTTTCGGAAATATGTTATGTTGACTTTCATATCGATCTTCCCCTTTTAATAGCGCAATATAATTTTATTATTAGCGAGGTTAATAAGGTCAACCGGTTTCCTTATGAGCACAGAGGTCCCCCATCCTGCTGATACGGCCTAAACACCATTTTTATTTAACTAACACAATTTTTGTAAACAATGCTGCTACCCGTAATCGGGGATTGCTCAAACCTTTTTATTAAAACATGAAGAAGCTAATATTTTTCATCACTATACTTATACAGCACAATTTATTCGCGCAAACCTTAACTTTAAGAGGACGTATTACAAGCAAAGAAGAGCCCGTAATAAATGCTTCCATTAAAATTTCAGGTACCGATAAAGGTACTATATCAGATGCCAATGGAGATTTTCAATTGGACAAATTAAAAGAAGGCCCCCACCATCTTATTATAAGTGCCGTAGGTTATCAGCCTAAAAAACAGACAGTCATTGTTAATACTGATAGTAAATCGATCAACATAATATTAGAAGAGGATAATTTTGGATTAAGTGAAGTAGTTGTTACCGGAACGATGAAAGAAATGAGTCGAAGTGCAAGTCCTATTCCCGTGGAAATCATAACACCACAACTTTTCAAAAAGAACCCAACGCCCAGTTTATTTGATGCTATTGGAATGGTAAACGGAGTGCAACCACAACTAAATTGCAATGTATGTAATACCGGAGATATCCATATTAATGGAATGGAAGGCCCTTATACCATGATCCTGATAGACGGAATGCCTATTGTCAGCGCACTTTCCACAGTGTACGGTTTAAGTGGTATTCCCAACAGCATGGTCGAAAGAATAGAAGTAGTAAAAGGTCCCGCATCATCGCTTTACGGGTCTGAAGCCATGGGTGGAATTATCAATGTAATTACTAAAAACCCCGATCATGCTCCTCTTTTAAGCGCAGATGTTTTTGGTACATACTGGGGTGAAATAAGTGCAGATGCGGCAATTAAACTCAGTGCAAAAAAAAGCAGCGGACTTCTAGGGCTCAACTACTTCAATTATCGCAACAGGATAGACAAGAATAAAGACAACTTTACAGACCTGACATTACAAAACAGAATATCGGTGTTTAATAAATGGAGTTTTCACAGGCAAGATAATAAATTAGCCAGCCTGGCAGCCAGATATGTGTATGAAGACCGTTGGGGAGGCGAAATGAATTGGAATAAAAGTTTCCGCGGGAGCGACATCGTTTACGGAGAAAGTATCTATACCAACAGAGCCGAGTTGATCGGTCTGTATCAGTTACCCACTCGAGAAAAAATTTACACTCAATATTCTTACAATTGGCACAAACAGGACTCCTGGTACGGGAATACCAATTACGATGCTATACAACACGTAGGTTTTATACAGTCCTACTGGGATAAAGAATTTGGTAAACATCATAATTTTCTACTAGGAGCTTCTTTCAGATTTACGCAATACGACGACAACACTCCTGCTACTGCCAGCGAAGACGGGCTTAGTAATCGTCCATCTAAAACACCATTACCCGGCATTTTCATACAGGATGAATGGAAAATAGACCAAAAGAATACGTTGCTTGGCGGTTATAGATTTGATTACGATCAACATCACGGAAAAATACACTCCCCTCGCGTGGCATATAAATTATCTCCAAATGAACGCAATACATTAAGAGCTAGTTTTGGTACAGGGTTTCGTGTGGTTAACCTTTTTACCGAAGATCATGCGGCTTTAACCGGGGCCAGAAAAGTGATTATTGAAGAAGAGTTAAACCCGGAAAGGTCTTTAAACAGCAATCTTAATTATGTTCTGAAAGTTCCTACCGAAAATGTATTTATGGGATTCGATGCCACTGCATTCTATTCTTTTTTTTCGAACAAAATTGTAGGTGATTTTGACAGCAATCCAAACGAAATTATTTACCAGAATCTAAACGGCCATGCTATTACCAAAGGAATTTCTCTTAATACAGATTTTGCATTTGCCTTCCCGCTAAAGGTTTTGGCCGGGGTATCTTATATGGATGTTTTCCTGAAAGAAGAAAACGACCAGGGAGAATTAACTAAAGTAAGACAGCTACACGCCCCTAAATGGTCCGGAACTTTTGTTGGCAGTTACAGTTTTCCCAATAAATGGTCTGCAGACTTAACCGGAAACTGGTATGGGCCAATGCGACTTCCTGTTTTACATGATGATTTCCGACCCGAGTATTCACCATGGTTTCTCATAGCCAATATCCAATTAAACAAAAAGCTAAATAATGGACTGGAGTTTTACGGAGGGTTGAAAAATTTATTGAATTTTATTCCAAAAAATCCAATAATGCGCCCCTTTGACCCGTTTGATAGAAATATAGAAGATCCGGTAAATAATCCGCATGGTTATACATTTGACCCGAGCTATAATTATGCTTCGTTACAAGGTATAAGAGGCTTTATTGGAGTCCGTTACAATTTATTCAAACAATGAAAAGGCTGAGTTTAATCATAACGATTGCATTTGTATTTACAGGTATTCCAAGTGGATTCGCACAAAATACACTTCATCTGGATTCCTATTCCAGATCAGGAGATAAGCCTTTTTTGTTCTACTTGCACACCAATTGGTGTATATATTGTGCAATGCAGAATAAAGTGCTTAAGAATAAAGATATTCGTCAAAAAGTATATGAAAAATATCATTTTATTGATCTTAATGCAGAATCTGATATTGATATAAAATGGAAAGAACACGTTTTTAAAAACGCGCATCCACAGAAGTATACACCCCATCCGTTTGTGATACATTTGCTGGGCGGACAAAATATTGGATACCCCGCCTGGATTATTACTGACAAAGATTTGAACCTGAAATTTGTGTATCCGGGTTTCTTAAAGAAAAAGCAATTATTAAAGTTATTAGAATTTCGGCAATAATTTTTTCAGGTTCAAAAACCTACTGACAAACTGCTGTCAAATGCTAAAGATATTTTTGTTCAATTAATTATTTATAAAACAAAAAATCATGGAAAAGACAGCAATTTTAACCCCAGAAGAATTATTAAAAAATTGGCAAGGACACCGAAACCTAACCAGAAAAGTTATCGAACTTTTTCCTGAAAAAGAATTATTTGAGTTCTCTATTGGAGGTATGCGTCCTTTTTCAGAAATGGTAAAAGAGTTTTTAGCTATCGCCGTTCCTGGGTTAAAAGAATTTGTAAGTGACACAACGAAACCTTTTGAAGAGGATCATCAATTAAAAACTAAAGCCCAATTGCTGCAAGCCTGGGACGAAGCTACCGTTGCTATTTCTGATTTATGGAGCCATATTCCACATGAGAAATTCCGAGAGATGAACAACCTTTTTGGACAATACAATTTCCCCGTAATAGACAATATTCAATATTTTATAGATAATGAAATTCATCACAGAGGACAAGGTTATGTATATCTTAGAGCTTTAGGTATTGAACCGCCCTTCTTTTGGGAGAGAAACTAAACGTTACGATTTTGTTTTCTTTCCCTATATAATGTCGAAAAGAAGCTTAATTCATTTCATTTTATAGATACTTCTCCGTTTTAGCAAAAAACGGAGAAGTATAAAGCCTGCATTATTCCTCCGGTATCACTTTATTTTCTATTTTTATGAGTCTGCATTTTAAATTTATACTAATAGGTGTGCCTGTCTTTTATCATAGGTATGATGTAGTAGGTTAAAATACCAAATCTTACAACAACCTGCTGCCGTACTTTGCCCTACTTCTAACATTTACTGTTCATCCCGCTTTCCAACTTTTCAAAAACACTGACTCAGGTATTTTCCGGAAATCACGTCTATTCCCGGAAGAATTCAAAACATTCTGGTAGAATGCAGATAAAATATTTGTTTTACCTCAATGCCATTTTTAGTATAAAAACAGATGTTTTTCAGTAGGTTTACCATATAAATCTCTACGACTATTTATTCGGATAAAAAAGTAATTATAGAACTGACTTTATTGGAATAGTTAAAGACACATTGTTTTAACATATGAAATGGATTACCCGCGATAGACCTAAAATTGACCGTATTGCCTGTCCGTGGCTTATTAAACGTTTCGTAGATCCGAACGCGGAAATCATCTATGTGCCGTATAAAGACGTGTTGACAGAAGCACAAAAGCTGGACGCGATCCCTTTTGATTTGCCTAATGTTGAATATACACATTATCATAATCAGTGCACTTTCGATTATATTATCAAAAAGCATCAATTAAAAGATCCTGCATTGTTTCGTATTGCTGCGATCGTTCGTGGCGCCGATACTGATCGGCATGATTTTGCACCGCAAGCTGCAGGACTGGAAGCTATTTTTTCGGGATTAGCGCACAATATCAAAGATGACAAAAAACTGTTGGATATAGGGATGATGATATATGATGGACTCTACAGTTGGGCAACACATCTATTTAAAAAGAAGCATTCGCAGGACGGACCGATAGAACAAATGTTATTACAGGTTTATCATCAGTACCTAAAACAGGAAAAGGGTAAAAAAACACCTGAATGGGCCAAAACCTTAAAAGAACTGATTCAAGACCAGCTAGACACGAACATGACCCTGAGCTTACAGCAGGCATCTGAAGAATTGGAAATCAATCCTGCATATTTGTCCAGGGAGTTCTCCAAATACTTTGACGATTTGAGCTTTGGTGATTATATGCGTAAACTGCGAATTGAAAAGGCTTGTGAACTCATCGAAAAGACCGGACATAGTTTGACTGAAATCGGCTATCTTAGTGGTTTTTCTGACCAAAGCCATTTCAACCGTATTTTTAAAAAATTCACAGGTCAAAGTCCATCTGTCTATCGAAAATCAGTAAAAAAGTAAAAATTAGACCAGTAGTTAAATTCATACTATTTTACAATGAAAATCATGAATAAACTTGCACAAAATACAAGTTTAATTCATGACAAATATCCGTTTTTTATCATTCCTGATGCTGCTTTTGGCTGTGACCAATAGTTACGCACAAAATACGCCCATACAAAACTATCCAAAGATTACTGGTTATGTCGGCATATTACATCCGATTGTTACTTACAGTAGTACAACTACAGACACAAATTTTGATGGTCACTATGTCGTAGGAATGCCTACCGGCATCAATCTTTGGAAAAGTCAAAAAATTGGGTTTTCTGCGGAGTTCGTACCATCAGTTCGCGCACAAGATGGCAGTAGCAAAATGGCCAACTTCACTTTTCACCCCGGTGTCCTTGTCGCGTTGGGCGACGGCTTCATCCTTGCGGGACGTCTCGCTTTTGAAACATCCGGGCGTTATGGCGTGACACCAGTACTGAACAAAACCTTAATTAAAAATAAGAATTGCAGCTACTTCGCTGCTTTGCCATTACCCGTTCGCTTCGGGAACGATAAGCCAACTTCTTTTACCATAGGTTTTCAATTTGGAATCGCCTTCTGATTATGACAAATAAAAAATATACATTAAAAGATATCACACTCTATTTCCTAAAGCTTGGTACATGGGGCTTTGGCGGTCCGGTAGCTTTAGTCGGCTATATGCACCGAGATTTGGTAGAAGAAAAACAATGGTTAACCGAAGAAGAATACAAAGAAGGAGTAGCTTTAGCACAGCTTGCGCCCGGGCCACTTGCTGCACAGCTTGGCATTTACATTGGCTTTGTACATTATGGTCTGCTTGGTGCCACACTTGCTGGTCTGGCTTTTGTATTGCCATCCTTTATCATGGTAGTAACATTAGGTGTGGTTTATCAACTATATAGCGGGCTACCCTGGATGCGTGAGATATTCTATGGCGTAGGTGCAGCGGTGATTGGCATAATTAGCATTAGCGCCTATAAATTAACTTTAAAATCCGTCGGAAAGGTTAACCTTGCTGATATCAAGGATAATTGGCTGTTATGGATATTTTACCTGATCGCTGTAGTGGTTACGGTGATTACACAGCAGGAAGAGGTAGTGCTCTTTATAGGCTGTGGACTGTTATATATGGTTATAAAAGCACCTCCGGCCTGGATAAAGAAACCAAATACCTTACCGGTGCTCTTTTTTACCAGTGCCGGATTTTGGAATTACTCAAAAGAAACGCTGGAGGAGATTGGTCTGTTTTTTCTAAAAGCAGGTGCTTTTGTATTTGGTAGCGGCCTGGCAATTGTACCATTTCTTCACGCCGGTGTGGTTAATGACCATCACTGGCTAAACGAAAACCAATTTGTTGATGCTGTAGCTGTAGCTATGGTTACACCCGGACCTGTAGTAATTACGGTTGGATTTATCGGTTATCTCGTAAATGGCTTTCCTGGCGCTGGCGTTGCTGCCCTGGCTACTTTTTTACCTTGTTTTTTATTTACTGTTATTTTAGCGCCTTACTTCAAAAAGATTGCTAAGAATTCCAGTATCAAAGCATTTGTAGATGGTATAACAGCAGCCGTAATTGGCGCACTGGTTGCATCAGTTATTGTTATTGCTACTCGTTCCATAGTCGATGTGCCTACCGCACTTATTGCACTAGCCAGTGGCTTGATTTTGATTTATGTAAAAAAAGTGACAGAGCCGCAGCTCATCGCATTTGCAGCCATTTTAGGGATAATCATTAAAAACATTTTATGAAATAATTACATTAAATCTGCACTTTCTATTAACCCATTGCCATACAAAGTTTATGGATCACAAAAATTGCAAATAAAAACAGAAGCAGTTTTTGTATGGCAATGGGTTATTGGAATAGCAATTCTAACTAACTAACTAACTAACTAACTAACTAACTTAATCAAGTTGTTATCCCGGGGACTTCTTCTTCGATTTAAAGCCTCGCAACTATTCTATTCAGCATTTCCCTTATTTTGTCTTTTAAAGAAACGGGTTCTATTATAGTCGCGTAATCGGCAAACATCAAAAGCCAACGGACAAAATATTCATCATACTGTTCCTCTGCCATAAAATCCATTTCTACCAGATTGTCCTTTGTCTGCTCTTTTATAAATCCGTAATATTTCTTTGTTCCGGTAAGGTATTTAGTCACACTCTTATCTACCAGAATCCTTATCAATCTTTTATTTTCAGAGGAATCCCTTTTCCTCAGCTCTTCTATACTTCCATGTTCTTTGGTAAAGGCTATATCTGTCAATGTCAATCCCTCTATCCTATCTGTTCTAAATTTCCGGTAGTCTTCACGTAAAGTACAATAACCCAAGATATACCAATAACTATATTCGTTAAAGACGCCAACCGGCTCTATAATTCTTTTGGTATATTCTTCATTAAAGGATTTATAGAAAAGGTTGATTTGTTTTTTTGAGGCTATACTTTCCAAAACAGTTTCCAGAACATGTGGAAGTGTTTCATTGAACAGCTTTTTCTGATGGTAAATTGCTATCTGGTTATCTATGGCCTGTAGCCAATCTTTATCCGCACTTTTTAATACTGATTTGACTTTCTCGACACCAGACTGAAAAGATTCTCTGATGTTTTTATCCGCAAAAGAAGCCATCAGCTTTTCTGCCGTTACAAAACTGCTGGCCTCCTGTTTTGTAAACATAATGGGTGGTAAACGATAGCCTTCTACTATAGAATAGCCGATTCCGGCTTCGCCAATAAGTGGCACACCAGAAGCTTCCAGTGTTTTTATATCGCGATAGATTGTCCTAAGACTTACATTGAATTTATCCGCCAGTTCCTGCGCTTTAACAGTTCTTTTTGATTGGAGGCTTGTTAATATAGATACAACCCGATCGAATTTTTTTAAGCTTAGATCATCCATAATTCGCAAAAATAAAAATTTGATTTGGCAACAGTATGTCAGCAATCCAGCTAATTCGACACAAAATTTACTTTGATTCGCTTAATTTTATGATATTTGCAAACCTATGGCAGCCAAGATTACAAATAACATTAATATTAGAAACAAAAAGGCAACTTTTGAATACAACATTCTGGAGAAGTTTGTTGCTGGTATTAAGCTGCTGGGAACTGAAATAAAATCTATCCGACAAAGTAAAGCTAACATTGGCGATTCTTTCTGTGCTTTTATAAATGGCGAACTGTATGTAAGAAATATGGATATTGCAGAATATTCACATGGTTCTTTTTATAATCACGAGGCCAAAAGAGACAGAAAACTCCTGCTTACCAAAAAGGAGTTGAAAAAACTGATAATAAAAGGTGAGGATAAGGGGTTAACTATTATTCCACTTCGAATTTTCATTAATGAAAGGGGATTTGCCAAAATGGAGATCGCCTTGGCGCAGGGTAAAAAATCTTTTGATAAACGTGAATCTATTAAAGAACGTGATATCAAGAGAGAAATGGACCGTATGGTAAAATAAGCTCTTTTAAAAACGAGAAGGAATATTTGCTTGACAACAAGCAGGCTTTTTAGCTAACTCTTTAGAAACTGTTGCCTTCGATTGTACTTTATCGTTTTTTACTGCTGTTTGTTGCTGCTTACTTTCTGAACATGAGCATATGAAGATGGCCAATACCATCAAAGTCAGAACTAATAAACTTCTATATTTCATCTCTAATAAATTCGCTTACCAAAGTTATCATTTTTCTTTTACAAGCCGAGAAATATAAAGCGATCATTTAATACCTTTATTTTTTTAGTGCTTCCTGCTCTTTAAGTGAATCAATATTGTTTTTATCACTATATTGATTTTTAATCTCTTCGAAGTTTTCAAGGATTTCTTTAATACTGTCAACAGTGTCTGCGGCATACTGATGCATATCCGGCAAGCGTTGTTCCAGTTTTTTATTACCCAATTCTATATTATCAACTTCTATTTTAGTGATTTTGTTCAGTACAGCTATCTGACTATTTTTTAAATCTTCCAACTCATTGGTGATCTTCTCCATCAGCTCGAATTTCTTTAACTTATCCATAATTTTTCATTTTAAAAACCACAAAGTGTCATTAGTTCATTAGCAAATCTGACTATGGACTATCAACCATCGACTATGAACCATGGACATTTCTCTTCTCCGCTTTGCGATTAACCTAGTTTTAATTTAATACCTTATATAATCAGCTATAACGATGCCAAAAAAGGAAAAACGGGCCGCAGAAGTGCTTTTTAATCAATTACTCCCAATACATTTTTTTTATCTGAAATTCTTTCTGTATTTCATTCAGGATGGTAACCAGCGAATCCCTATGTAAATTCTTAAACTTCATTTCGATAGTTAGCTCATGATCACTTTTTTCTATTGAAAAGTTAGAGAGTTTAATTTTTTCTGCTTTCCAGATTTTGTCTAAAAACTTTATTGGGTCTACCGCGGCATCCAATGATACTCTTAATATTTTTTTATGGAAAAGATGAGATATCCTCTTTTCCAAAGGCTGTAGTACCCACAGAATAATAATTGCTAAAACGGTAGTAATAGCGGCTGCAAAATACATACCGCTCCCAGATGCTAATCCTATTGCCGCCACGGTCCATAAACCGGAAGCGGTAGTTAACCCCTTTATTATACCTTGTTTGAGAAATAAAATTGTACCGGCTCCGATAAAACCTATACCACTTATTACTTGAGCTGCAATTCTGGAGGGGTCTAATGTTACATGCGCTGTTCCCAGAATATCAAAAAAACCAAAAGCCGATACCATCGTGGTTAAGGAAGCACCCACACAAACCATCATATGGGTTCGCATACCTGCTGCCCAGTCTTTTCTTTCACGTTCTAACCCAACTGCCGCTCCCAAAGAAGCAGCAAGTACTAAGCGAATAGTTATCTCCCCCCAACTTAACATGATTCTTTTATATTCTAATTCAATGCAAAAAAATAAAACAGCAAAACATACTATCATAAGTCAACATAGACGTTTGCGTAATTTCCATTTAGTAGCAGATAAACAGAGCGAAAATCAGGCCACCTCTTGATAGACGCCGGGGATGGAATCGAACCATCGTAAAAGATTTTGCAGATCTCGGCCTAACCACTCGACCACCCGGCTATTAGCTTCTGACTAATCGAAAAGCAACAAGGCTATAATCAGTGTAACTATAATATTAAAAGTCTGTGCCACTAAAAATGCATATAACGGCTTTTTATTATCTTGCTTGAATAAATCTTTAAAATTGGTTTCCAAACCTATAGATGTAAATGCCAAAGCAAACCAAAGTCCCTGAATGCTTTTTAAACTACCTTTAACCAAATCATTGGTATCTTTTGAAACAAAAAAAGAAAATAACAGAGATGCAAATACAAAACCGACCACAAATTTTGGAAACCGCTCCCAGATAATCTTCAAAGTAGGTTTCTCTTTCTTGGTTTCTTCGTCTACAGATTTGGAATAAGTCCAATAGATACTGATGAAGAAAGCAGCTATACCCAACAATACATTCTGTGAGAATTTCACAATGGTACTGATTTTCAGAGCCTCATCTCCTACCAAAGATCCAGAAGCTACAACAGCTCCCGTGGTATCAATAGAACCACCTAACCAAGCTCCGGTTACTTGCTGAGAAAGCCCAAGCCACGAAGCTATATAAGGCATACAGATCATCATTGGAATAGCGGTAATCAAAACCAGAGAAATTACGTATGACAATTTCTTACTGTCTCCTTTTATGGCACCAGATGTTGCAATTGCAGCCGAAACTCCACAAATAGATACTGCACTAGATAACATCAATGACATTTCTTTGTCTATCTTCAGCTTTTTACAGATCCAAAAAGCGAAGTACCAAACGGATACTACAACAACCAATGCTTGGATTAAGCCCAAAGAACCTGCCTTTAAGATATCCCTAAAAATTACAGTTGTACCCAAAAGGATTAGACCTATCTTCACATAAAGTTCTGTGCTTAAAGCCGATTTAAACCATTCTGGCAAGTTGAAGAAATTACTAATCAGCAAACCGATGCTTAAGCTAAAGATTACCGCTTCCAGATTGTATTCTTTTACTACCGCATTTCCTGCGAAAACTAATGCTATAATCGTCAAGAAATATATGGAAGGAAAAACGACTAACAGTAACTTTACACTTTTGCCCAATAATGCAGCACCGGCAATGGCCGTTATGTACAATACAACAAATTGTACCAGTATGGCCATTAGATTGGACATTGATAATACCGAATCTGTCAACTCTGTTAAATTGGACCAATTGAAGCTAGGCATCGGTACATTTACCCCAAATAGAGTTAAAAACACCAAGGCTAAACCTAAAATAACAGCAATCCAATCTTCTGAAAAGGAAAATGATTTTAATGACATAATAAAATTTATTTAATAAGCTGGCTAAAAGCCTGTTGAATAGAGGGATATTTAAACTTAAATCCCTCTACTATCGTTTTTTTCGTTGTGGCTTGTGTACTGGATAAAAGTAAGGAAGCATCCACACCTTTTATTAAAGCTCCTACCCTCGCAAAGATTGCTGGAATGGGTATACCCAAACCAACA
This genomic interval from Pseudopedobacter saltans DSM 12145 contains the following:
- a CDS encoding TonB-dependent receptor; this encodes MKKLIFFITILIQHNLFAQTLTLRGRITSKEEPVINASIKISGTDKGTISDANGDFQLDKLKEGPHHLIISAVGYQPKKQTVIVNTDSKSINIILEEDNFGLSEVVVTGTMKEMSRSASPIPVEIITPQLFKKNPTPSLFDAIGMVNGVQPQLNCNVCNTGDIHINGMEGPYTMILIDGMPIVSALSTVYGLSGIPNSMVERIEVVKGPASSLYGSEAMGGIINVITKNPDHAPLLSADVFGTYWGEISADAAIKLSAKKSSGLLGLNYFNYRNRIDKNKDNFTDLTLQNRISVFNKWSFHRQDNKLASLAARYVYEDRWGGEMNWNKSFRGSDIVYGESIYTNRAELIGLYQLPTREKIYTQYSYNWHKQDSWYGNTNYDAIQHVGFIQSYWDKEFGKHHNFLLGASFRFTQYDDNTPATASEDGLSNRPSKTPLPGIFIQDEWKIDQKNTLLGGYRFDYDQHHGKIHSPRVAYKLSPNERNTLRASFGTGFRVVNLFTEDHAALTGARKVIIEEELNPERSLNSNLNYVLKVPTENVFMGFDATAFYSFFSNKIVGDFDSNPNEIIYQNLNGHAITKGISLNTDFAFAFPLKVLAGVSYMDVFLKEENDQGELTKVRQLHAPKWSGTFVGSYSFPNKWSADLTGNWYGPMRLPVLHDDFRPEYSPWFLIANIQLNKKLNNGLEFYGGLKNLLNFIPKNPIMRPFDPFDRNIEDPVNNPHGYTFDPSYNYASLQGIRGFIGVRYNLFKQ
- a CDS encoding thioredoxin fold domain-containing protein, which encodes MKRLSLIITIAFVFTGIPSGFAQNTLHLDSYSRSGDKPFLFYLHTNWCIYCAMQNKVLKNKDIRQKVYEKYHFIDLNAESDIDIKWKEHVFKNAHPQKYTPHPFVIHLLGGQNIGYPAWIITDKDLNLKFVYPGFLKKKQLLKLLEFRQ
- a CDS encoding DinB family protein, yielding MEKTAILTPEELLKNWQGHRNLTRKVIELFPEKELFEFSIGGMRPFSEMVKEFLAIAVPGLKEFVSDTTKPFEEDHQLKTKAQLLQAWDEATVAISDLWSHIPHEKFREMNNLFGQYNFPVIDNIQYFIDNEIHHRGQGYVYLRALGIEPPFFWERN
- a CDS encoding chromate resistance protein ChrB domain-containing protein, whose translation is MKWITRDRPKIDRIACPWLIKRFVDPNAEIIYVPYKDVLTEAQKLDAIPFDLPNVEYTHYHNQCTFDYIIKKHQLKDPALFRIAAIVRGADTDRHDFAPQAAGLEAIFSGLAHNIKDDKKLLDIGMMIYDGLYSWATHLFKKKHSQDGPIEQMLLQVYHQYLKQEKGKKTPEWAKTLKELIQDQLDTNMTLSLQQASEELEINPAYLSREFSKYFDDLSFGDYMRKLRIEKACELIEKTGHSLTEIGYLSGFSDQSHFNRIFKKFTGQSPSVYRKSVKK
- a CDS encoding chromate transporter; this encodes MTNKKYTLKDITLYFLKLGTWGFGGPVALVGYMHRDLVEEKQWLTEEEYKEGVALAQLAPGPLAAQLGIYIGFVHYGLLGATLAGLAFVLPSFIMVVTLGVVYQLYSGLPWMREIFYGVGAAVIGIISISAYKLTLKSVGKVNLADIKDNWLLWIFYLIAVVVTVITQQEEVVLFIGCGLLYMVIKAPPAWIKKPNTLPVLFFTSAGFWNYSKETLEEIGLFFLKAGAFVFGSGLAIVPFLHAGVVNDHHWLNENQFVDAVAVAMVTPGPVVITVGFIGYLVNGFPGAGVAALATFLPCFLFTVILAPYFKKIAKNSSIKAFVDGITAAVIGALVASVIVIATRSIVDVPTALIALASGLILIYVKKVTEPQLIAFAAILGIIIKNIL
- a CDS encoding helix-turn-helix transcriptional regulator produces the protein MDDLSLKKFDRVVSILTSLQSKRTVKAQELADKFNVSLRTIYRDIKTLEASGVPLIGEAGIGYSIVEGYRLPPIMFTKQEASSFVTAEKLMASFADKNIRESFQSGVEKVKSVLKSADKDWLQAIDNQIAIYHQKKLFNETLPHVLETVLESIASKKQINLFYKSFNEEYTKRIIEPVGVFNEYSYWYILGYCTLREDYRKFRTDRIEGLTLTDIAFTKEHGSIEELRKRDSSENKRLIRILVDKSVTKYLTGTKKYYGFIKEQTKDNLVEMDFMAEEQYDEYFVRWLLMFADYATIIEPVSLKDKIREMLNRIVARL
- the smpB gene encoding SsrA-binding protein SmpB; protein product: MAAKITNNINIRNKKATFEYNILEKFVAGIKLLGTEIKSIRQSKANIGDSFCAFINGELYVRNMDIAEYSHGSFYNHEAKRDRKLLLTKKELKKLIIKGEDKGLTIIPLRIFINERGFAKMEIALAQGKKSFDKRESIKERDIKREMDRMVK
- a CDS encoding MgtC/SapB family protein is translated as MLSWGEITIRLVLAASLGAAVGLERERKDWAAGMRTHMMVCVGASLTTMVSAFGFFDILGTAHVTLDPSRIAAQVISGIGFIGAGTILFLKQGIIKGLTTASGLWTVAAIGLASGSGMYFAAAITTVLAIIILWVLQPLEKRISHLFHKKILRVSLDAAVDPIKFLDKIWKAEKIKLSNFSIEKSDHELTIEMKFKNLHRDSLVTILNEIQKEFQIKKMYWE
- a CDS encoding YeiH family protein encodes the protein MSLKSFSFSEDWIAVILGLALVFLTLFGVNVPMPSFNWSNLTELTDSVLSMSNLMAILVQFVVLYITAIAGAALLGKSVKLLLVVFPSIYFLTIIALVFAGNAVVKEYNLEAVIFSLSIGLLISNFFNLPEWFKSALSTELYVKIGLILLGTTVIFRDILKAGSLGLIQALVVVVSVWYFAFWICKKLKIDKEMSLMLSSAVSICGVSAAIATSGAIKGDSKKLSYVISLVLITAIPMMICMPYIASWLGLSQQVTGAWLGGSIDTTGAVVASGSLVGDEALKISTIVKFSQNVLLGIAAFFISIYWTYSKSVDEETKKEKPTLKIIWERFPKFVVGFVFASLLFSFFVSKDTNDLVKGSLKSIQGLWFALAFTSIGLETNFKDLFKQDNKKPLYAFLVAQTFNIIVTLIIALLLFD